From the Polynucleobacter acidiphobus genome, the window TTTATTTTCGTTGGCTCTTTGGGATTATTACGTTTGCCCGATTTCTTTATGCGCTTGCATGCGCCCACCAAAGCATCAACCCTGGGAGTGGGTGGAGTTCTGCTTGCATCCATGGCCTATGCCCTAAAAGACGGTCTGCTTATTCACGAGTTGATCATCACCTTGTTTGTATTTCTGACTGCCCCTGTAAGCGCTCATCTCCTGGCACAGGCTGCATTACGCCTGCGCCTCTACTCGAAAGCAAAGCTACCAGATTAATAATCGAATTAATTGGCAGACCGTGGCGGAATCCGTCGCCACAGATAGATCACCCAGATACTACAGAGTAGGTAGAGTCCCAAAAAGAATGCGGGCGGTAAATCCCAGTAGAGCAGTTGATTAAGTTGGTAAGCCCAGAAAGACTCTGGGGCGTTTATTTCTCGAAGCCAGGATTCCAAAACGGTTAAAGGACAGGTGATGGCAAACACTGCCTCAATCGCAACAAAGAGCATGAGACCCGCATGAATCTGCCTAAAGCGACGATTACGAATCCAGGACCAAGAACAAATAAATCCAAGCGGAATGAGCAGTAAGCCCAGCGTAATAAAGAGGGCGATACCAAAGTGAAGGGCCAAGACAAGATCTGCAATGAGTGCCATACGTAATTTTAGGATCAAAAAACCTTCGTCATCGATTCGATATAGAATGAACTGATACCGATTTGACTTAATTCACTAGGAGTCTTCTATTATGAAATCATTCTTACAGTTTTTTATTGGATTAGGGGTGCTTATTGCTACCAGTGTATTTGCTGCCGGTCAGCCAATTACAGCGACACAGCTAGCTGAAATTGAGAAGCAAGGTAAGTCAGCGGTGATCTCCGTCCATGCGGATTGGTGCTCCACATGCAAAACGCAAGACAAAATCTTGTCAGAGTTCATGAAAAATCCAGAGTATAAAAATGTTACTTTTTATCAGCTTGAATACGATACTCAGAAAGATCTTTTAAAAACGCTCAAGGTGCGCTCGCAAAGCACAATTATTGTTTTCAAGAATGGTAAAGAAGTTGCACGCGCGACAGGGGATACAAAAGAGTCAGCACTTGCGAAGTTAACGAAGCAGGCGATTTGATGGATTTTGGGATTGGGTCATTCCTCTTTGCATTTCTAGCGGGCGTTTTATCGACTCTATCCCCTTGTGTTTTACCTCTAATTCCCATCATTATTGGGGCAGCCACTAATCAGCATCGACTGGGACCACTTGCGTTGGCAGGCGGCCTGACATTGTCGTTTGCTGTGATTGGTACGGCCTTGGCTAGTCTTGGGTCTTCGATTGGGATTGCTCAGGATGGATTTCGCTTGTTTGCAGCAATCATCATGGGTCTGATTGGTATTGTCTTGATTTCTACACACTTACAAGAGCGTTTTGCGGTTGCCATGTCGGGTATTAGTGGCGCGGGCAACACCTTGTTATCCAAAGTGAGTATTGATGGCTTATTTGGCCAGCTTCTGATTGGTATCTTGCTTGGCTTGGTCTGGACTCCCTGCGTAGGGCCCACCCTCGGGGCAGCCATTACCCTGGCTAGTCAAGGTAAGGATCTTGAGAAAATCGTATTTGTTATGCTGGTCTTTGGTCTAGGAGCGGGCTTACCACTGGCATTGCTCGGTGTTTTATCGAGAAATGCTCTGATGACAGCCAAGGGAAAGCTTGGTCACGCAGGTAAGTTTGGTAAACAATTTCTAGGGGGATTTTTGATCCTCATTAGTGCGTTGGTTTTAACTGGATTAGATAAGCCTGTAGAAGCCTTCCTTCTAAAGCATTCACCCGCGTGGCTTACAGACTTAACCACGATGTTCTAAATCCAGATTTATGGATGTTGATTTTGTGATGAGTAATAAAACGATTCGCCATTGCTTGGGTTTAATCGTGCTTTCTTGGACTGGGCTGGCCTCAGCTGCTTCGATTTCAGTTGAGATTCGTCAAACTGGGGGCGGATTTGATATTCAGGGGAGCTATATGTCACCCCTAACCCAATGTCAGGCCTATGTGTTGTTAACTGATTTTTCCTCCGACGAGCCATCCGAGGGAATTAAATCCTCAAAAATTACTCGTTTGTCAGATCAGACTATTCGGGTAGAGCAAAAGGTGGAGGATCGATTTCTATTCTTCACCACGAAATTTGAATCCATCATTGATTACACCGAGTATCCAATGCGCGGTATGGATCTCCAACAGGTCAAAGGCTACTTCAAAGAATATCGTGGTAGTTGGCGCTTAATCCCTAAAGAGGGTGGTACCTTATTTACCTATCAAGCGTTTATCCTGCCCGAATCATCAATCCCGATGTTTCTGATTGAGCATTTCATGAACAATCGAGTCCAGCAACGCTTTGAGAAAATGGCCAATCGTGCCAACCGAAAAAAAGACTTCATACCTGAGCGCTGCCAATGAAAAAAATCCTAGTGCTATTTGTAAAAGACTGGGATCAGCTCGCGATTCAAACCTATCAAGAGAGTAGTCGATACCAGTTCTATTTTGAAGGCTTTGATTTATTCCAGTTCCCGCAAAATGCTCGATTACTTCATTTTCAGGTCCTTGAGTACATTGGTCATCTGGAACGAAAGTACCGCAAAATTGGACTTGATGGCATTGTCAGCAATCACGAGCAGTACGGCGCTTTAATTGCCGCGGTTCTAGCGGAGCGCTTGGGCCTGCCTGGGAATGATCCACGAGCGATCATCGCCTGCCAGCACAAGTATTACAGCCGTATGATTCAAGAAAAGGTTGTTCCGGAAGCGGTCCCGCGCTACGCCCCAATTGCATTTCCTCTAAAAAAGGATCAAATCATCGATTTGCCGTACCCATTTTTTGTGAAGCCGATTAAAGCAACGTATTCAGTTTTAGCAAAAGCCATTCAGCAGCGATCGGAATTGGTTGATCTTCTCCATTTTGGCTATTTTGAGGAATGGATTATTCGTCGTCTTGTAAAACCCTTTGCCGATATCATGCCTCTCTATAGTGACCATACTGTTGATCCCAGCGGAATGCTTGCCGAAGAAATCATGATTGGGGATCAAATCAATATTGATGGCTATTGCCATCAGGGCCAAGTATTTTTTCTGGGAACAATTGATGAAGTGATGTATCCCGGCACTAACGCCTTCATGCGTTTTGAATATCCATCGCAGTTATCGCCATCGATTCAAGAGCGCGCCAAGACTATCACTAAAAAAGTACTTGAAGCCATTCATTATCAGCATGGATTTTTTAATATTGAATTCATTTACAACAAGAGTAATGATCAACTTAATATCATTGAAATTAATCCTCGGATGGCATCTCAGCTGGTTAATTTATACCAGCGGGTAGATGGCTATAACCCATACGACATTCTTTTTGAACTCGCAGTTGGAGAAGAGCCAAAAGTAAGGCAAGAACCGTCGCAATTTCAATCGGCTGCCAGCTTTATTTTTCGGAAGTTTCATGAGCCCGCAGCCCAAAGTATTCCGACGTCAGACCAGATCCAACAAGCTCTCGTACCTTACCCGGATGCCAATCTGATGCTCTACTTCAAAAAGGGATCGCAATTAAAGCGGGAGTTGAAATGGCTAGGAAGTTATCGGTATGCCGTCCTCAATCTTGGCGGAATCAATCGAAGTGATCTTTTTGAGCGATGTCGGTCAATTTCCCATAGACTGCAGTTTGATTATCCATTTGAAGCAAACATTACATGACGCAATCCGTGATTCCTGATTACTTGCGATACACCCCATATCCTAGTCAAGCAACGCTGCTGACTTGGCTTGGGGATTCAAATTCCTTGACCAGGCATATCCTGCAAAATCTGCAAGCCGGGCAAGAATCGGTTCCAGAGCAGGAGATTCTAAATCCTCCTCATTGGGAGTTCGGCCATATCAGCTGGTTTCATGAGTTTTGGGTTCATCGACGCGGATTAGAGACCAATCAATCCCGGCTTTCCAACGCGGATGGATTGTTTAATTCATCACTGGTATCGCATCGTTCGCGCTGGGGACTTCGGATTCCTGATCTCGATACACTTTTTACCTATAACCAAGCAACATTTGAGCGCACCGCTGATCTATTGGGGCGACCTTTAGACAATGAACAGCTGTACTTCATTACGCTATCGATTTTTCATCAGGATATGCATAATGAGGCTTTTGCCTATATGTGGCAAACCCTTGGCTATCCTCAACCCTTCATGCCAAACCATCAAAGTATGAACCCCCAAATTCCAGAGCGTGATCTGGAGTTTTCTGGCCAAACCCGACAATTTGGATCCCAGTTAGGTGAAGGCTTTGTATTTGACAACGAAAAGTGGGCCCACCCAATTCAACTCAAGCCTTTTTCAATCGCATCCCATCCGGTGACAAATGGCGAATATCTGGAGTTTTTACAATCTCAATCCAATCAGTTGGAGACTTGGATCCCCCGCTACTGGAAGCAGGATGCTGGTCAATGGTATGAACGCTATTTTGATCAATGGCAAATTTTGCAAGAAAATATGCCTGTGCGACATGTTCGGCATGATCAGGCTCAGAGTTATTGTGAGTGGCGCCATCGACGACTACCTACGGAGCATGAACTGACGGTTTTGTATTCTAGCGGGGCGAATACCTATCAATCCTCAGGGCTATGGGAATGGAGCAGTAGCGTTTTTCAACCGTTCCCAGGCTTTACTGAAGACCCATACCGAGATTATTCGAGGCCATGGTTTGATGGTCGTCATCAAGTCTTGAAGGGTTGGAGTACTTATACGCCAGAGCGTCTGCGCCGTGCGGCGTTTCGTAATTTTTATCAGCCCCAGCGCGCAGACATGTTTTGTGGATTTCGTACCTGTTTAATCGAGTGATATGACATTGGCAATCAAAAGCAAAATTTTCCAAGAAATTGTTGATGGCTTACAAGCGAATCCGGCTTCAATTTCCCCAAAGTTTTTTTATGATGAATTGGGTTCCAGTCTTTTTCAGGCGATTACCCACCTTGAGGAGTATTACCCAACCCGTGTAGAGCGGGGGATCATGCATTCCAAGCTTGCCGAGATTACAAAAGCGATTGCTGCAGTTGATGTCATTGTGGAGCTAGGGGCCGGTAATTGCGAAAAGGTTAGGCCGCTATTGGATAGCATTGTGCCTAAACAATATCGAGCCTTAGATATTTCAGTGGATTTTTTAGAGGCTGCCTTAGCTGATTTACATCAAGATTATCCAGCGATCGATATGCAGGCCATCGCCACGGACATTACAGAAGAACTCTTATTTACAGATTTACAAGATCAGAAAATACTATTCTTTTATCCTGGTTCATCGATTGGGAACTTTGATCCCCCCGAGGCCTCCCGTTTGTTCTCAAATCTGGCCAGGGAGTGTCATGGAAGCGGCGGTTTGCTGATTGGGGTTGATTTAATCAAGGACATTCACGTATTAGAGCGAGCTTACAACGATTCCCTGGGCGTAACCGCAGCATTTAATTTGAACGTGCTACGACAACTTAATCACGTGATCGGAAGTAATTTTTCTATTCCGGATTGGGAGCATTATGCCTTCTTTAATCAAACCCGCGATCGCATTGAAATGCATCTTCGAGCCAAATCGGATCAGTTGGTAAGTTGGCCTGGTGGACATCGTCAGTTTTATGCTGGAGAAATGATTCATACTGAAAATAGCTATAAATACCCTAATGCTACGTTTCTAAAAATGCTCCAGGAGGCTGGTTTTACTGAAGTGACAGCTTGGACTGATCCAGAGTCTAATTTCTTAGTCTGTTTTGCTGGATTTAAGTAAGCGAGTCACGAGTTTTTGTATAGAAGACCGTTCATGGCCGGGTTGGACAAGCTTTTGTAATTTCTTCACTTGATCTTGAAGTTTCTTGTAGAACAATTGATCGGTTTCTGCGCGATGCAGAAGTTTGGCAAGGGCTTTTTCACTGCCAACCGGAAAATATCCCAAATAATCTTTCCCAAGCAGCCCACAATTGCCTGCTATCTTTGAGGCAAGGACTGGAACATCTGCGGTAATTGCCTCAGAAACTACATGAGCACCACCTTCCATGCGACTGGAGATAACCATGATGTGACTGCGCGCCAGGGTTCTTAGTGTCGTCTGATGACTCACCTTGCCTTGCCAGGTATAGCAACCATATTGTTTGGTGGCTTGCAACGCGATTTTTTCCATCTCCCCACTCATGGCCATCCCCAAGTGTTGAATAGTGATTTGACTATCGCTATGTAAGTGGGGTAGTGCGCGTACGATACAAAAGGGATCTTTCTCAGGGCGAAGATGCCCAATCACACATATCCTGAATTGATCCTTAGGCTTCTGCTGTTTAGGTATCCGAGGTACCGACTGATGAATAACCGTTACCTTATGATGCCATTTTGCGGGAATGATTCGTAATGCCTCTGTTTGTAAAACTACCAATGCATTTGCTAATACCATCGATTCATGAACTTCAGGGTGGTTTGCCATATCCCGGTACAGATCGGTGCCTGTCAGAATCAGAATTAAAGGACGATTAGGGTGTGCTAACTTAAATGCATCAATTGATGCATGGCTTCGGTAGGCATGTAAGGCAATCAAGAGATCGGCATCTTTTCCAGACCAGGATTCGGTGATGGGGACTTGATAGCCAAGTTGTCTTAAAAAACCTTGCCATCGTTTGGCGGTCATACGATTACCGTGAAGGCTCCCGGGAGGAGCAGGGGTAACGATTTCGATACGGTGCATATTCAAGACCTATTCTTTGAAATGCGATTCAGAAAAACAAGCCCCAATACAGGACCCGGCAATAATAACCATGTGATGTAGTGATTCATAAGTGGTAAGACTAGGGTGCTGATTTGAATGGAGATCATCGTAATGGTGAAGCCAATCGCATTTTGAATCGTCAATGCAGTACCGACGATTTCGGGAGGGCAGGCTTGAGCTGATAGGGCCGAGAACTGTGGTGAGTCAGCGACGACACTCATGCCCCAAATAAGCCAAAACAGAATTTGTGCCCATAGTGGTAGCCCAGTAATCCATGGATACAGCAGACAACAGAGACCGGACAGTGCCAGGGCAGTTGAGGCAACCTTTATGCCACCCACCGATTTGCTAAGCTGCCCTCCAAGGAAACAGCCAAGTGCCCCAACACCGATCACCGAAAATGCCAACCCAGACAAATCTAAGGGGTTTTGAATGGGATATGTACTGGCAATCAGAAATGGCACCAGTGCCCAGAAGGCATAAAGCTCCCACATATGACCAAAATAGCCCAATGCAGATCGACGATATTCGGGGATTGCAAAGAGCTGACGAAAGCCGCTTAGCTTCACCCGCGAGGCGGTACCTAATTTCAGGTGGGGACCATCGCCAAGCCAAAAAATAATTGCCATCGCAATGACGGCTAGGAAGGAGGAGAACAGAATTACCTCTTGCCAAGGCCAATCCACACCGAAGAAGCGTGTGGCATGTGGGATGGCCGTTCCCAGTGTTAGCATGCCGACCAGTTGAGCAATGCGTGATGATGCCTTCTGGGGATCCCAGGTCATGATCAGTTTCATGCCAATGGGGTATATGCCTGCTAAACAAATCCCAACCAAGAAGCGCAGCATCGATCCCATCCAGATGCTATCGGCCCAGATAGCAAATGCAGTATTAAATAGTGCACCGAGCAGGGCGCAGGCAGCAAAAAGATGGCTGGGCTTAAACCGATCTGCGATGCCGCTTAAAGCAAATACCAAGGTGCCTGCTACAAAACCTAATTGCACGGCATTGGTCAAAACACCAATGCCCGCAAGATTAATATCCCATGAATCAATCAAATTATCGGCTACTCCATTGATGGAGAACCATAAAGAAGTGCCCATCAGCTCGGCAATCACAATCAATAGCGAGGCTAAATTGGGGCTAATCGATCGAGCGGGTTTTGTAATATTCAATTGAGGTGAAAAATTAGGGGTAGCCGAAGCTACCCCTATTATGGTACTGCCTAAGGTCGGGTATTAGTCAAACCGATCTGCATTCATCACTTTGACCCAGGCCGCGATGAAGTCATTGACAAATTTTGTCTGGTTATCATCTTGGGCATAAACCTCAGCATAGGCGCGCAGTATGGAGTTGGATCCAAATACAAGATCTACTCGGGTTGCGGTCCAGCGCTTTTTACCTGAAGCACGCTCGACAATATCGTAGCTATTCTTGCCAGTGGGTTGCCACGCGTAGTTCATATCGGTGAGATTGACAAAGAAATCGTTTGTGAGAACGCCTTCTCGATCCGTAAACACACCATGCTTACTGCCACCATAATTAGTGCCCAGTACACGCATGCCACCAATTAATACGGTCATTTCATTGGCGGTTAAGCGCATGAGTTGAGTACGGTCGAGCAACAGTTCTTCAGGCGTGACCACGTAGTCTTGCTTTAACCAATTTCGATAGCCATCGGCTAAGGGTTCTAGCACTTCAAACGATTCAATATCCGTCATTTCCTGGGTAGCATCCCCACGACCAGGTTTGAAGGGGACGACTACAGTGTGGCCGGCTGCTTTGGCAGCTTCTTCAATTCCCACGTTACCAGCAAGTACGATGACATCGGCTACGCTTATGCCAGCTTCCTTAGCAATCGCTTCATAGACAGCAAGAACTTTGGCTAGACGCTGCGGCTCATTACCAACCCAATCTTTCTGGGGTAACAAACGAATCCGTGCACCATTAGCACCACCACGCTTATCCGAACCTCGGTATGTGCGTGCACTATCCCATGCGGTTGCAATCATCTCGCTATTGCTTAGACCAGCTGCCTTGATTTTGGCTTTGACCGAGTTCACGTCATAGTCTTTACGTCCGGCTGGTATAGGATCTTGCCAAATCAGCTCCTCTTTCGGTACATCAGGACCAAAATAACGTGCCTTGGGGCCCATATCACGATGCGTTAATTTGAACCATGCACGAGCAAAGGTCTCTGAGAAGTAGGTAGGATCTTTGTAAAAACGCTCAGAGATCTTGCGGTACTCAGGATCAACTTTCATGGCCATATCGGCATCGGTCATGATGGGATTGCAGCGAATGGATGGATCTTCCACATCCACCGGCTTATCCTCTTCCTTGATGTTAACTGGCTCATACTGCCATGCACCCGCAGGACTCTTTTTGAGCTCCCAGTCGTAGTTCAATAACAAATGGAAGTAGCCGTTATCCCATTGTGTGGGATGTGTGGTCCAGGCACCTTCGATGCCGCTAGTGACGGTATCGCGACCAATGCCACGTGTTTTGTGATTCATCCAGCCAAATCCTTGCTCCTCAATCGGAGCGCCCTCGGGCGCAGGACCTAAGTTGGCAGCATTCCCATTCCCGTGGGCCTTACCAACAGTATGTCCACCAGCAGTAAGCGCCACTGTTTCTTCATCGTTCATTGCCATGCGTGCAAACGTAACGCGCACATCGTTGGCTGTTTTTAATGGATCTGGCTTGCCATCCACACCTTCTGGATTGACATAAATGAGACCCATCATCACCGCAGCCAATGGGTTGGCTAAATCGCGCTCACCCGAGTAACGACTACCCTCGCCACCACTCTTTTGTAGCCACTCCTTTTCAGAGCCCCAGAAGATATCCTGTTCTGGGTGCCAGATGTCTTCCCGGCCAAACGAGAAGCCAAAGGTTTTGAGACCCATGGACTCATAGGCCATATTGCCGGCCAAGATCATGAGATCAGCCCAGCTCACGGCGTTGCCATATTTCTTTTTGATGGGCCATAAGAGACGACGTGCTTTATCAAGATTGGCATTATCTGGCCATGAATTAATTGGGGCGAATCGTTGGTTACCAGTTCCAGCACCGCCACGACCATCGGCAATTCGGTAGCTTCCTGCAGAGTGCCAAGCCATGCGGATCATTAAGCCGCCATAGTGACCCCAATCGGCGGGCCACCATGCTTGACTATCGGTCATCAAGGCCTTCATATCCTTTTTTAAAGCCTCGACGTCTAGAGTTTTGAGTGCATCTCGGTAATTAAATGACGGGCCCATAGGATTGGTCTTGCTATCGTGCTGATGCAAGATATCGAGGTTCAGTGCCTTAGGCCACCAAACCATTGGGCCATCGCTGGCCTGCGTATTGGCGCCATGCATGACAGGGCATTGGCCGGAGGGTGTTTGATTGGGTTTCATATTGATATCCTTTCGAGTGGTGGATTAAGCGGTGTAAGCTAAGTTTGCTAATAGCTTAATTAAAGTGTTGTGTGCAGATGACAGTGAGATGGCTGCTGTTTTCATGTTTCCTCCATTTGATGTGGTGTGTCCAATGTAATGGTAGGAAATTAATCTGTAAAACAAATTAATTTGATAAATATAATCGTTTAAATCGATTAAAGAATCATCACCAATCGAAGGTGATTAGTTTAGTGTAACCAGGCTTGAGGCAGTCAGTTACTCCAAGCTTGCATCCGCGTAGAGGGGCAAATTCCGAGTCAGCATGCTGCGGATACAAAATTCACTAATTTCTTCATTATCTTGATTACCAAGCTTTAATTCATAGCCCGGGAAGGGATGCTGCTCAAGCTGGTATTGCTCTTCTAGGGTGTCGAGCATTTCTTCAATCTGGTCTTTTAAGCTTGGAGGCAATTCCGGACAGCGATTGAGAGCGCGTAAGGAAATAGTGGTTTGCTCGGCAAGCACTGAACAATGCGTTCTAGAAAGTTCCATGACTTTTGCAAGTGCGCCCATGAGTAAAACAGTATGCTGGGTATTCATCATCGTATCCTTATTGATAATCATTCTCATTTATAGTATCATACGAATACATACAAAGGAATGCAAGGATGATTGAAAAAAATAATATTCAGCCAAAGGATCGGGCAATTTTGGCCATGAGCCTACTGACGATTACTGGAAGCATTCTTTTATGGATTGCAATCTAGAGTGAATGGATCTTCTATGACTCGAGAGGAAGAAACATTAAAACCATCGGCGCCGATATCAAAAAATAATATGTGGGTATACCGCAGCGAAGTGCTGTTTGGTTCGAAAAGCGCGATTCAGATTAATCATCATGGTGTGATTTACACCTTACGAGTTACCCAATTAGGTAAATTGATCTTAACCAAGTGATATGAATTCAGAACAGTTACTGCGTTCGTCTTCATTCAAAATTACTCTATCGGTATGCATAGGACATGCCATGCTAATTGGTTGGATGATGACTGCAATAACTAATCATCGGCCTGAGTCGCCTGCCATCCTTTATGGACAATTGGTTGAGCGCGAGTCGAATACGATTCAAAAAACAGTAACTTCGCCTATTCATGCAAAGCAAGATCCCATTAATCAAGCGAGTGTACCGATTGTTGAGAGTAGCCAGGGGATCACAACCAGTCAACAGTCAGATAGCAGAAGCCCAAATGTTTCATCTGCACCCATATCCTTACCATCCGCTGCTGACCCTAGGTTCAATAACCCAAAGCCGCCGTATCCGATCGCTAGTCGAGAAAACGGCGAGGAGGGCAGGGTATGGCTTTCATTATGCGTATCTGAGCATGGCGCTATCAGTCGCTTGCAATTAGCTCAATCATCTGGTCATCCAGCGCTCGATCGTTCGGCCTTGAATACGGTGACTCATTGGAAATTTCATCCGGCGCGCCAAAATGGTGCTGCTATTCCTTACTGTTATCGATTGCCTATCGTCTTTGTATTAGCTTAATTTCCATACAAGAAATATTGTCAATAGCACTTGACAATGAGAATCATTCTCATTAAAGTAGAGATTCGTTTAAACTAAAAAACGATTATGTAAACGTCACAGCCCG encodes:
- a CDS encoding energy transducer TonB, which encodes MNSEQLLRSSSFKITLSVCIGHAMLIGWMMTAITNHRPESPAILYGQLVERESNTIQKTVTSPIHAKQDPINQASVPIVESSQGITTSQQSDSRSPNVSSAPISLPSAADPRFNNPKPPYPIASRENGEEGRVWLSLCVSEHGAISRLQLAQSSGHPALDRSALNTVTHWKFHPARQNGAAIPYCYRLPIVFVLA